From Triticum urartu cultivar G1812 chromosome 2, Tu2.1, whole genome shotgun sequence, a single genomic window includes:
- the LOC125536228 gene encoding cytochrome c oxidase subunit 3, whose amino-acid sequence MGVKGGLHTTGAKWFMIESQRHSYHLVDPSPWPISGSLGALATTVGGVMYMHSFQGGATLLSLGLIFLLYTMFVWWRDVLRESTLEGHHTKAVQLGPRYGSILFIVSEVMFLFAFFWASSHSSLAPTVEIGGIWPPKGIGVLDPWEIPLLNTPILPSSGAAVTWAHHAILAGKEKRAVYALVATVSLALVSTGFQGMEYYQAPSTISDSIYGSTFFLATGFHGFHVIIGTLFLIVCGIRQYLGHLTKKHHVGFEAAAWYWHFVDVVRLFPFVSIYWWGGI is encoded by the coding sequence ATGGGGGTGAAGGGGGGTTTACATACAACCGGGGCAAAGTGGTTTATGATTGAATCTCAGAGGCATTCTTATCATTTGGTAGATCCAAGTCCATGGCCTATTTCGGGTTCACTCGGAGCTTTGGCAACCACCGTAGGAGGTGTGATGTACATGCACTCATTTCAAGGGGGTGCAACACTTCTCAGTTTGGGCCTAATATTTCTCCTTTATACCATGTTCGTATGGTGGCGGGATGTTCTACGTGAATCCACGTTGGAAGGGCATCATACAAAAGCTGTACAATTAGGACCTCGATATGGTTCTATTCTCTTCATAGTCTCGGAGGTTATGTTCCTTTTTGCTTTTTTTTGGGCTTCTTCTCATTCTTCTTTGGCACCTACGGTAGAGATCGGAGGTATTTGGCCCCCAAAAGGGATTGGGGTTTTAGATCCTTGGGAAATCCCTCTTCTTAATACCCCTATTCTCCCTTCATCCGGAGCTGCCGTAACTTGGGCTCATCATGCTATACTCGCGGGGAAGGAAAAACGAGCAGTTTACGCTTTAGTAGCAACCGTTTCACTGGCTCTAGTATCCACTGGCTTTCAAGGAATGGAATATTACCAAGCACCCTCCACTATTTCGGATAGTATTTATGGTTCTACCTTTTTCTTAGCAACTGGCTTTCATGGTTTTCATGTGATTATAGGTACTCTTTTCTTGATCGTATGTGGTATTCGCCAATATCTTGGTCATCTGACCAAGAAGCATCACGTTGGCTTTGAAGCAGCTGCATGGTACTGGCATTTTGTAGACGTGGTTCGGTTATTCCCA